The following coding sequences are from one Halorubrum sp. BOL3-1 window:
- a CDS encoding ThuA domain-containing protein: protein MARVTVWNEHRHERESDVVADVYPDGIHAVVAEALREGGHEVSTATLDEGPDHGLTEAVLDDTDVLVWWGHAAHDEVRDAVVDRVHERVLDGTGLIVLHSAHYSKIFKRLMGTSCSLKWREAAERERLWTIEPGHPIADGIGETIELDEAEMYGERFDVPAPDTLVFTSWFEGGETFRSGCCYRRGSGKVFYFRPGHETYPIYYDDDVRQVLRNAVDWAEPGDGPTPEFGNADPIEDIDTSDDRTVH from the coding sequence ATGGCACGCGTCACGGTCTGGAACGAGCATCGGCACGAACGCGAGAGCGACGTCGTCGCGGACGTCTATCCCGACGGGATCCACGCCGTCGTCGCGGAGGCGCTCCGCGAGGGCGGCCACGAGGTCAGCACCGCGACCCTCGACGAGGGACCCGACCACGGTCTCACCGAGGCGGTCCTCGACGACACCGACGTGCTCGTCTGGTGGGGCCACGCCGCCCACGACGAGGTCCGCGACGCCGTCGTCGACCGGGTCCACGAGCGCGTCCTCGACGGGACGGGCCTCATCGTCCTTCACTCCGCGCACTACTCCAAGATATTCAAGCGGCTGATGGGCACCAGCTGTTCGCTGAAGTGGCGTGAGGCCGCCGAGCGCGAGCGGCTGTGGACGATCGAGCCGGGGCACCCGATCGCGGACGGGATCGGTGAGACGATCGAGCTCGACGAGGCCGAGATGTACGGCGAGCGATTCGACGTCCCGGCGCCCGACACGCTCGTGTTCACCTCCTGGTTCGAGGGCGGCGAAACGTTCCGATCCGGCTGCTGTTACCGCCGCGGGAGCGGGAAAGTGTTCTACTTCCGCCCCGGCCACGAGACGTACCCGATCTACTACGACGACGACGTCCGGCAGGTGCTGCGGAACGCGGTCGACTGGGCGGAGCCGGGCGACGGCCCGACGCCCGAGTTCGGCAACGCCGACCCGATCGAGGATATCGACACGAGCGACGACCGGACGGTCCACTAG
- a CDS encoding thioredoxin domain-containing protein, protein MTLETLAPAADVDADAFDEAVLDALAADEYVFKVWGGDWCGDCQRQLPEFGAALAAAGVPDDRVEAFPVTKGPSGKEGELVDEYDVELIPTVVVESADSEELVRFVEEEDISIAAFLARRLADVEATA, encoded by the coding sequence ATGACGCTCGAAACACTTGCGCCCGCCGCCGACGTCGACGCGGACGCGTTCGACGAAGCGGTCCTCGACGCCCTGGCGGCCGACGAGTACGTGTTCAAAGTGTGGGGCGGCGACTGGTGCGGCGACTGCCAGCGACAGCTGCCCGAGTTCGGCGCCGCGCTCGCGGCGGCCGGCGTCCCGGACGACCGGGTCGAGGCGTTCCCGGTCACGAAGGGACCGAGCGGGAAGGAGGGCGAGCTGGTCGACGAGTACGACGTCGAACTGATCCCGACGGTCGTCGTCGAGAGCGCCGACAGCGAGGAGCTCGTGCGGTTCGTTGAGGAGGAAGACATCTCTATCGCAGCGTTCCTCGCGCGCCGGCTCGCGGACGTCGAAGCGACGGCCTGA